A single Triticum dicoccoides isolate Atlit2015 ecotype Zavitan chromosome 2A, WEW_v2.0, whole genome shotgun sequence DNA region contains:
- the LOC119358915 gene encoding wall-associated receptor kinase 2-like, with protein sequence MRLLFPALLVATMSAPVADSLTVSPGCVGRCGDVDIPYPFGIGSGCFRKGFEISCVNNTMPVMAGTTQRVLNLTLSPRPEARVMLPIAWQCFNSTGDVTGDFDGKVNMNPEGVYRISSELNQLVLLGCNTFAQIKSGVSGRFNYQYYTGCVAFANDSSLPQDGACRGVGCCRIDIPPGLTDNVIDFESGGSWTHENQEFCPCDYAFITNRGYYNFQKAHLRHMDVNTSMPLSLDWAIRDNGSLSCAAAATKPGYACISRHSECVVSANGPGYTCNCTTGREGNPYVVDGCTDIDECAPQAGYPCRGTCKNTDGSYECTCRPGYQSNDPFYERCTPRFPLAAQISIGVVGGILLIVIMTFTIIIIKEKKKIHDTYKRNGGPVLEKARTIKLFKKVDLQQIFKNGKLIGKGGFGEVYKGLLGDELVAVKKPISGNVLESKQFPNEVIIQSQIIHKNIVRLIGCCLEVDSPMLVYEFIPRGSMDDILHGEEKKPLSLDVRLNIAVESAQGLAYMHSQTNKVILHGDVKPANILLNDEFAPKISDFGISRLIATDKEHTALVIGDRSYMDPVYLQTGMLTAKSDVYSFGVVILELISRKKATYSEDNSIVKSFLDVHKDRKKSTELFDTEIAVEEDLDLLVSLAELAVDCLNLDVDQRPTMTDVAERLVILKRSRKP encoded by the exons ATGCGTCTCTTGTTTCCCGCGCTGCTCGTCGCAACAATGTCGGCCCCCGTGGCGGATTCCCTCACCGTGTCGCCGGGATGTGTAGGTAGATGCGGCGACGTTGACATCCCCTACCCCTTCGGCATCGGCAGCGGCTGCTTCCGCAAGGGCTTCGAGATCTCCTGCGTCAACAACACCATGCCGGTCATGGCGGGCACCACCCAGCGGGTGCTGAACCTGACCCTGTCGCCGCGTCCCGAGGCCCGGGTGATGCTGCCGATTGCGTGGCAGTGCTTCAACTCCACCGGCGACGTCACCGGGGACTTCGACGGCAAGGTGAACATGAACCCAGAAGGCGTGTACCGCATCTCCAGCGAGCTCAACCAGCTCGTCCTCCTTGGCTGCAACACCTTCGCCCAGATCAAGAGCGGCGTGAGTGGGCGCttcaactaccagtactacacgggGTGTGTGGCCTTCGCCAACGACTCCAGTTTGCCGCAGGATGGCGCGTGCAGGGGCGTCGGCTGCTGCCGCATCGACATCCCACCGGGGCTCACCGACAACGTGATCGACTTCGAGTCTGGCGGCTCCTGGACGCACGAAAACCAGGAGTTCTGCCCGTGCGACTACGCTTTCATCACCAACAGGGGCTACTACAACTTCCAGAAGGCCCACCTTCGTCACATGGACGTGAATACCAGCATGCCGCTGTCGCTAGACTGGGCCATCCGTGACAATGGCAGCCTATCGTGCGCCGCGGCGGCGACCAAGCCGGGGTATGCCTGCATCAGTCGCCACAGCGAGTGCGTCGTCTCCGCCAATGGCCCTGGCTACACCTGCAACTGCACCACAGGCCGCGAGGGCAACCCCTACGTCGTTGACGGGTGCACCG ACATAGATGAATGTGCACCTCAAGCAGGGTATCCTTGCCGGGGTACATGCAAGAACACCGACGGTTCATACGAATGCACCTGCCGTCCTGGTTATCAGAGCAATGACCCATTTTATGAACGCTGCACCCCCAGGTTCCCGTTGGCAGCACAGATTTCCATAG GTGTAGTAGGTGGGATTCTTCTCATAGTCATTATGACATTCACTATCATTATTATCAAAGAGAAGAAGAAGATTCATGACACATACAAAAGGAATGGTGGTCCTGTATTAGAGAAAGCTCGGACTATAAAGCTTTTCAAAAAGGTTGACCTGCAGCAAATTTTTAAAAATGGCAAACTAATTGGAAAAGGTGGCTTTGGTGAAGTTTACAAGGGCCTTCTCGGTGACGAATTGGTTGCGGTAAAGAAACCGATTAGTGGTAATGTGCTAGAGAGCAAACAATTTCCAAATGAAGTCATCATCCAGTCTCAAATAATCCACAAGAACATCGTTAGGCTCATAGGTTGTTGCTTAGAAGTGGATAGCCCCATGCTAGTGTATGAGTTCATACCCAGAGGAAGCATGGATGACATTCTTCACGGGGAGGAAAAGAAGCCTCTCAGCTTGGATGTACGTCTAAATATTGCTGTAGAATCAGCACAGGGTCTGGCTTATATGCATTCACAAACCAATAAAGTAATCTTGCACGGTGATGTTAAGCCGGCAAACATACTCTTGAACGATGAGTTTGCCCCCAAGATCTCCGACTTCGGCATATCAAGGTTGATTGCAACAGACAAGGAACACACTGCATTAGTCATAGGTGATAGGAGTTATATGGATCCAGTGTACCTACAGACAGGCATGTTAACCGCAAAAAGTGATGTCTACAGTTTTGGAGTTGTGATCCTAGAGCTTATCAGCAGGAAGAAGGCCACTTACTCTGAAGATAACAGCATAGTGAAGAGTTTCCTTGATGTTCACAAAGACAGGAAGAAATCAACTGAGTTATTTGACACAGAAATTGCAGTAGAAGAAGATTTGGACCTTCTTGTCAGTCTGGCAGAGCTTGCCGTGGATTGTCTTAACCTTGATGTGGATCAAAGGCCGACAATGACTGATGTTGCGGAGCGTCTTGTCATACTGAAACGTTCCCGTAAACCGTAA
- the LOC119353172 gene encoding uncharacterized protein LOC119353172: protein MEDNQPPVVQDEERGEQRGAGQAEAWEVSDTPELALNLQTMSISAPRIQNLRATQVSSDPQIESCYNLLMKVACTGGTPRFLSQQAISQAMARAWRHHFHAISQVSEHLFMAHFTSQESMMFVYTRQPWSMGSDNILLEWIDPIDESKIKEDYKFEYIYVNVRVYGVPRNHRSLSLLQRILSIIGKPSEFHPLQESMMFARPDYIWGTTKFHIKDSVIDKINLTLDDNTSKMVYLHYERIGRICRFCGVMFHTVQHCQKRNGMIMARVRHGSTAEDIPFFRYGEWVTNSEKIPKQPSEQERATNPILSRFQRMFQEDKGNDNGKRVITEELQSTRWSPMHISYEKGIRGEFFMGQTSSAANSATTGQQITAKETTNQILTIGDQEQQKEGNAFAKLAMHDSHLSQEILSANQQVQSINALEGQIEGVNKEQRLLQSIQLTQQAGPTIRKAPEICDPAMQIGAISTHGKKEERMKDILPSTESGNFNTCDSRFFPSGSGGPIRNRFNFTERLGNRTGIHRIRSATLEKAGCPYTTRSSRSSAGLDSHVGEDCNSCHINNPSPTSNAGSLGSHYGALSPQTTVNNTYVGMDADADYGDTGKATQIKEQAQDIGNTNTVALPILETHFGGNMDVDGAMAPALKAPRAP from the coding sequence ATGGAAGACAATCAGCCGCCGGTGGTCCAAGATGAGGAAAGGGGCGAACAAAGGGGAGCTGGTCAAGCAGAGGCCTGGGAAGTGTCGGACACCCCGGAGTTGGCTCTGAATCTTCAAACCATGAGTATCTCGGCGCCAAGGATTCAGAACTTGCGTGCAACCCAGGTCAGTTCAGATCCGCAGATTGAGTCTTGCTACAATCTGCTCATGAAAGTGGCATGTACTGGTGGTACACCAAGATTTCTGTCTCAGCAAGCTATTTCTCAAGCTATGGCCCGAGCATGGAGGCACCATTTCCATGCAATATCTCAGGTGTCAGAGCACCTCTTTATGGCTCACTTTACCTCTCAAGAATCGATGATGTTCGTATATACTCGACAGCCATGGTCTATGGGTTCAGATAATATCCTCTTAGAGTGGATAGATCCTATAGATGAATCCAAGATTAAGGAGGACTACAAATTCGAGTATATTTATGTGAATGTTCGTGTTTATGGAGTGCCAAGAAACCATAGATCTCTCAGTCTTCTACAGAGGATCCTGTCCATAATTGGTAAGCCATCTGAATTCCATCCTTTGCAAGAAAGTATGATGTTTGCTAGACCGGACTACATTTGGGGTACAACCAAATTTCACATAAAAGATTCAGTGATAGATAAGATCAATCTCACCTTGGATGATAACACTTCCAAGATGGTCTATCTTCATTATGAAAGGATTGGTAGAATTTGTCGGTTTTGTGGAGTCATGTTTCATACAGTCCAGCATTGCCAAAAGAGGAATGGCATGATCATGGCAAGGGTGAGACATGGAAGTACTGCAGAGGATATTCCGTTTTTCAGATATGGGGAATGGGTTACGAATTCAGAGAAAATTCCTAAGCAGCCCAGTGAACAGGAAAGAGCTACTAACCCCATACTCAGCAGATTCCAAAGGATGTTCCAAGAGGATAAAGGAAATGATAATGGAAAAAGGGTGATTACTGAAGAACTTCAGTCTACAAGGTGGTCTCCAATGCATATTAGTTATGAAAAAGGAATCAGAGGAGAATTCTTCATGGGTCAAACCTCATCTGCTGCAAATTCTGCTACTACGGGGCAACAAATCACAGCTAAGGAAACCACTAATCAGATTTTGACTATAGGTGATCAAGAACAGCAAAAGGAGGGTAACGCATTCGCCAAGCTGGCCATGCATGACAGCCATCTCAGCCAGGAAATACTCTCAGCCAACCAGCAGGTTCAGAGCATTAACGCGCTAGAGGGACAAATTGAAGGAGTAAATAAAGAGCAGAGACTATTGCAGAGTATTCAACTTACACAGCAAGCTGGGCCTACAATTCGCAAAGCTCCTGAGATTTGCGACCCAGCGATGCAAATTGGGGCCATTAGTACTCATGGAAAAAAGGAAGAACGGATGAAGGATATTCTCCCGTCTACTGAATCGGGAAATTTCAATACATGTGATTCAAGATTTTTCCCTTCTGGCTCAGGCGGTCCCATTAGGAACCGCTTTAATTTCACCGAGAGATTGGGCAATAGGACTGGCATACACAGAATTAGAAGCGCAACTCTAGAGAAAGCTGGTTGCCCCTACACTACTCGAAGTAGCAGATCTTCTGCAGGACTGGACTCACATGTAGGAGAGGACTGCAACTCATGCCATAttaataatccttcaccaacttccAATGCTGGTTCTCTTGGATCTCACTATGGTGCTTTATCCCCTCAAACGACAGTCAACAACACATATGTGGGCATGGATGCAGATGCTGACTATGGTGATACCGGAAAGGCAACCCAAATTAAAGAGCAAGCTCAAGACATCGGCAATACTAATACTGTTGCATTGCCAATTCTGGAAACACATTTTGGAGGTAATATGGATGTTGATGGGGCAATGGCGCCAGCCCTTAAGGCGCCACGGGCGCCATGA
- the LOC119358917 gene encoding uncharacterized protein LOC119358917, with protein MLRSKKPSLKISVSDAEIQEAIPEDIFALFDFPHHRDKVTTPGRFRHNGLDIHSSNWRLDAHCDVVQANYHVYLCIESTPLNAWSESVAAQVLGPETFIHYFNIANLRQEDATCIKLWAWSANPSSIPKVQNVTIA; from the coding sequence ATGCTGAGATCCAAGAAGCCATCCCTGAAGATATCGGTGAGCGATGCTGAGATCCAAGAAGCCATCCCTGAAGATATCTTTGCTCTGTTCGATTTTCCGCATCACCGCGACAAGGTCACGACCCCGGGGCGTTTTCGTCACAACGGCCTGGACATCCACTCCTCCAACTGGAGGCTGGACGCCCACTGCGACGTGGTTCAGGCCAACTACCACGTCTACCTCTGCATCGAAAGCACCCCGCTGAACGCGTGGTCAGAGTCcgtcgctgctcaagtgcttgggccGGAGACATTCATCCACTACTTCAACATCGCAAATCTTCGTCAAGAGGACGCCACCTGCATCAAGCTTTGGGCGTGGTCTGCGAACCCCTCCTCCATCCCCAAGGTCCAGAACGTGACCATTGCTTGA